Proteins from a genomic interval of Salinivibrio kushneri:
- a CDS encoding FAD:protein FMN transferase, translated as MKTLWLRCAWVFALIVGLLGCDRAPELVHLTGETMGTYYSVKYIATENTPPQDKVQAEIDARLETVNDQMSTYRTDSELSQFNQQKADIPMDVSPATATVVKEAIRLNTFTQGALDVTVGPLVNLWSFGPEKRPENIPSDKDIASRMERVGLSHLQVEGNTLTKTHPDLYVDLSTIAKGYGVDVVANYLGSLGLDNYLVEIGGELQLKGVNQDQNPWRIAIEKPSAGAQSVQEIIQPGDMAVATSGDYRNYFEQDGVRYSHIIDPKTGRPINHHLVSVTVLDPSCMTADGLATGFMVLGPEKAMALANQAGIPAFMVVKTDDGYKEMASEAFKPYLNR; from the coding sequence ATGAAGACGTTATGGTTACGCTGTGCATGGGTATTTGCGCTGATTGTGGGGTTACTCGGTTGTGACCGTGCTCCTGAGTTGGTGCATCTGACCGGTGAGACCATGGGAACATACTACTCGGTGAAATATATCGCCACAGAGAACACCCCACCTCAAGATAAGGTTCAAGCTGAGATTGATGCGCGTTTGGAAACGGTTAATGATCAGATGTCGACGTATCGTACCGACTCCGAATTAAGCCAGTTCAATCAGCAGAAAGCGGATATACCAATGGACGTATCACCCGCAACCGCAACGGTAGTAAAAGAGGCGATACGGCTGAATACGTTCACTCAAGGGGCGTTAGATGTCACCGTCGGCCCATTGGTGAACTTATGGAGCTTTGGGCCAGAGAAACGCCCCGAGAATATTCCGAGCGACAAAGACATCGCCTCTCGCATGGAAAGGGTCGGGTTGTCGCATTTACAGGTTGAGGGTAACACCCTTACCAAAACCCATCCTGATTTATACGTCGACTTATCGACCATTGCCAAAGGGTATGGCGTCGATGTGGTCGCCAATTATCTAGGGTCGCTTGGGCTCGATAATTATTTGGTTGAGATTGGTGGTGAGTTACAATTAAAGGGTGTCAATCAAGATCAAAACCCGTGGCGGATTGCCATTGAAAAACCCAGTGCTGGCGCGCAATCTGTGCAAGAGATCATTCAGCCCGGTGATATGGCCGTCGCCACGTCTGGCGATTACCGTAACTATTTTGAGCAAGATGGTGTACGTTATTCGCACATTATCGACCCCAAAACAGGACGACCCATTAACCATCACCTCGTGTCCGTCACTGTGCTTGATCCGTCTTGCATGACCGCGGATGGCTTAGCGACGGGTTTTATGGTGTTGGGGCCAGAAAAGGCCATGGCGCTGGCCAATCAAGCGGGTATTCCCGCGTTTATGGTGGTCAAAACCGATGACGGGTATAAAGAAATGGCGTCAGAGGCCTTTAAACCGTATCTAAACCGTTAG
- the nqrM gene encoding (Na+)-NQR maturation NqrM codes for MSVFLITFAVFVLVIAGMAIGYIVQQKTISGSCGGLGAVGIEKECDCPEPCDARKKREDRAEKTREWKKNQII; via the coding sequence ATGTCAGTTTTTCTTATCACCTTTGCTGTCTTTGTACTCGTCATTGCCGGCATGGCGATTGGTTACATTGTGCAGCAGAAAACCATCAGTGGTAGCTGTGGCGGCCTAGGGGCCGTCGGTATCGAGAAAGAGTGTGACTGCCCAGAGCCATGCGATGCGCGGAAAAAGCGAGAAGACCGTGCAGAAAAAACGCGTGAATGGAAGAAAAACCAAATAATCTAG
- the dinB gene encoding DNA polymerase IV translates to MTSSITGRASKKIIHIDMDCFYAAVEMRDNPALQTIPLAIGGSANGRGVIATCNYPARRFGIRSAMATAQALKLCPGLTVMRGDMGKYRRVSQQLHAIFHRYTDTIEPLSLDEAYLDVSETQCYQNSATLIAEAIRRDIRHELALTASAGVAPVKFVAKVASDKNKPDGICVVAPDQVDDFVRDLPLQSIPGVGRVTLTRLHEWNLFTCADIQACDQTALIQRMGKFGAVLWQRAHGIDPREVEVERVRKSVGVERTLSEDIDQLEACLPWIEHLYQALLVRLEKADASGRICRQGIKIKFNDFQTTTVAHRCESLDRALFDTLLHEAFYRGEGRHIRLIGLSVGLGDDNAPQLSLLG, encoded by the coding sequence ATGACCAGCTCAATAACCGGCCGTGCGAGCAAGAAAATCATCCATATCGATATGGACTGTTTTTATGCGGCCGTCGAAATGCGCGATAATCCTGCGTTGCAAACCATTCCCTTAGCGATTGGTGGGTCTGCGAATGGACGAGGTGTCATCGCCACTTGTAATTATCCGGCGCGCCGATTTGGGATCCGCTCGGCGATGGCGACGGCCCAAGCCCTCAAACTATGCCCTGGGCTAACCGTCATGCGCGGCGACATGGGTAAATACCGCCGAGTGTCTCAGCAGCTTCATGCTATCTTTCACCGCTACACTGATACCATAGAACCGCTTTCCCTTGACGAAGCCTATCTCGATGTCTCTGAAACGCAATGTTATCAAAATTCTGCGACCTTAATAGCCGAAGCCATCCGGCGAGACATTCGGCATGAATTAGCGTTAACTGCCTCCGCGGGCGTGGCTCCGGTGAAGTTTGTTGCTAAAGTCGCGTCAGACAAAAACAAACCCGATGGTATTTGTGTCGTGGCGCCAGATCAGGTCGATGACTTTGTCCGTGACCTCCCTTTGCAGTCGATTCCTGGTGTGGGGCGAGTCACACTGACGAGATTGCACGAATGGAATCTTTTCACCTGCGCAGATATCCAGGCTTGCGACCAAACAGCCTTGATACAGCGGATGGGGAAATTTGGTGCCGTGCTATGGCAGCGTGCGCACGGTATTGACCCACGAGAGGTTGAAGTTGAGCGAGTTCGCAAATCCGTGGGGGTGGAGCGTACCCTATCTGAGGATATTGACCAGCTCGAGGCTTGCTTACCCTGGATAGAGCACCTGTACCAAGCATTGTTAGTACGCTTGGAAAAAGCCGATGCTAGTGGCCGAATTTGTCGGCAGGGGATAAAAATCAAGTTCAATGATTTTCAAACCACCACGGTGGCGCATCGATGCGAGTCACTTGACCGCGCGTTGTTTGATACCTTGCTGCATGAGGCGTTTTATCGTGGCGAGGGACGACACATACGACTGATTGGGCTATCGGTGGGATTGGGGGACGATAATGCCCCCCAACTTAGCTTACTGGGTTAG
- a CDS encoding aminoacyl-histidine dipeptidase has translation MESTVSEISQLSPRPVWAFFDQICAIPHPSYHESQLAQFIIDWAKGRGLDVRQDQTGNLLIRKPATPGMENRKGVVLQAHLDMVPQKNEHTVHDFTRDPIRPYVDGDWVTADGTTLGADNGIGMASCLAVLDADDIEHGPLEVLLTINEEAGMDGAFGLEAGWLNGDILLNTDSEQEGEVYMGCAGGVDASMHFPIERQADDEGLARFTVGIKGLKGGHSGVDIHTGRANANKLLARLLSHHLGETDTRLLALRGGTLRNAIPREAFADIAVSADQQQALAAAIDDFAMLMKAELGQLEPQITVILEPCDNPVAPLTRAVQSRLLAALNAAPNGVVRMSDDIPGVVETSLNLGVINTEEDRITVLFLIRSLIDSGREMMQGMLQSLASLANVTVEFSGAYPGWKPDPDSQIMHIFRDTYEGIYQRKPDIMVIHAGLECGLFKKPYPTMDMISFGPTIKFPHSPDEKVHIDSVGHYWQQMQAILKAIPAKSA, from the coding sequence ATGGAGTCTACCGTGTCTGAAATCAGCCAATTATCACCTCGCCCCGTTTGGGCATTCTTCGACCAGATCTGTGCTATTCCTCATCCTTCTTATCATGAGTCGCAACTTGCTCAATTTATTATCGACTGGGCCAAAGGACGCGGCCTAGACGTCCGTCAGGATCAAACGGGTAACCTATTGATTCGTAAGCCAGCAACACCCGGAATGGAAAATCGTAAAGGGGTTGTCCTCCAAGCCCACTTGGATATGGTGCCGCAGAAAAACGAGCACACTGTGCACGATTTCACGCGCGATCCTATTCGCCCTTATGTCGATGGTGACTGGGTGACCGCTGATGGCACGACATTAGGCGCAGATAATGGCATTGGCATGGCTTCATGCCTTGCGGTACTGGACGCTGATGACATCGAACATGGTCCGCTAGAGGTGCTACTCACCATCAATGAAGAAGCCGGGATGGATGGCGCGTTTGGCTTGGAAGCAGGATGGCTAAACGGGGACATCTTGCTCAACACGGATTCGGAGCAAGAAGGGGAAGTGTACATGGGCTGTGCCGGTGGCGTCGACGCCAGTATGCACTTTCCAATAGAGCGTCAGGCAGACGATGAAGGACTTGCACGTTTTACGGTGGGAATCAAAGGGCTAAAAGGCGGCCATTCGGGCGTCGATATTCATACGGGTCGCGCCAATGCCAATAAATTACTGGCCCGTTTGCTCAGTCACCACCTTGGTGAAACAGATACTCGCCTACTTGCATTACGCGGCGGCACCTTGCGCAATGCCATCCCACGAGAGGCGTTTGCCGATATCGCCGTCTCTGCCGATCAGCAGCAAGCACTGGCGGCCGCGATCGATGACTTTGCCATGTTGATGAAAGCGGAGCTCGGCCAGCTTGAACCGCAAATCACTGTCATTCTAGAGCCATGTGACAACCCCGTCGCGCCACTGACACGCGCCGTGCAGTCTCGCTTATTAGCGGCGTTAAATGCAGCACCAAACGGCGTCGTAAGAATGAGTGATGATATACCTGGCGTCGTGGAGACGTCACTGAACTTAGGGGTTATCAACACCGAAGAGGATCGTATCACTGTACTATTTCTGATCCGCTCGTTAATCGATTCGGGCAGAGAAATGATGCAAGGAATGCTACAGTCGTTGGCGAGTCTTGCCAATGTCACGGTCGAGTTCTCAGGGGCATACCCAGGCTGGAAGCCCGATCCTGACTCACAAATCATGCATATTTTCCGTGACACCTATGAAGGTATTTATCAGCGTAAGCCTGACATTATGGTGATTCATGCTGGCCTTGAATGTGGCTTGTTTAAGAAGCCGTATCCAACGATGGATATGATCTCCTTCGGCCCGACCATCAAGTTCCCACATTCACCCGATGAAAAAGTGCATATCGATAGTGTGGGCCATTACTGGCAGCAAATGCAGGCGATTTTAAAGGCGATCCCCGCTAAATCAGCCTAA
- a CDS encoding NCS2 family permease — translation MLERLFKLKAHGTDLRTEVIAGFTTFLTMAYIIFVNPSILAETGMDKGAVFVATCLAAAIGCLVMGIVANYPVAQAPGMGLNAFFTYTVVLQMGHSWQVALAAVFISGLCFILLSVLRVREWIINSIPMSLRTGISAGIGLFLALIALQNAGIVVDHPATLVALGDVTAFAPAMAALGFFLTIGLVHRGLKGAVMIAILAVTVIGVVAGDVSYGGVMSAPPSLAPTFMQLDFSGALEVGLVSIVFAFLFVDLFDTAGTLVGVAQRAELLDKDGKLPRLNRALLADSTATSVGALLGTSNTTSYIESVSGVATGGRTGLTAVVVGILFLLALFFAPLAGMVPAYATAGALFYVAILMMSGLVGINWRDLTEAAPVVVVCLLMPLTYSIASGIGLGFIAFCAVKTFAGKGREVPVSIWILAGLFLLKFVFLV, via the coding sequence ATGTTAGAGCGTTTATTTAAACTCAAAGCCCATGGCACGGATCTTCGCACGGAAGTGATTGCTGGGTTTACCACCTTCTTAACCATGGCGTACATCATATTCGTCAACCCATCGATTTTGGCCGAAACAGGCATGGACAAAGGCGCAGTCTTTGTCGCCACCTGTCTCGCCGCCGCGATCGGTTGTTTAGTGATGGGGATTGTGGCTAATTACCCAGTGGCGCAAGCGCCGGGTATGGGCTTGAATGCCTTTTTCACCTATACGGTGGTATTGCAGATGGGTCACTCGTGGCAGGTTGCGCTAGCGGCGGTGTTTATCTCGGGTCTATGTTTTATCTTGCTGAGTGTATTGCGCGTGCGAGAATGGATTATTAACTCTATTCCCATGTCACTAAGAACCGGGATTTCTGCCGGTATTGGCCTTTTCTTAGCGCTCATCGCCTTACAAAATGCGGGGATTGTGGTCGATCATCCCGCCACCCTCGTGGCGCTCGGTGATGTCACTGCGTTCGCACCTGCAATGGCGGCATTGGGTTTCTTCCTGACCATTGGCCTTGTGCACCGTGGCTTGAAAGGGGCGGTGATGATCGCCATTTTAGCGGTCACCGTGATTGGTGTGGTGGCCGGTGATGTGTCTTATGGTGGCGTGATGTCAGCTCCACCCAGCTTAGCACCAACCTTTATGCAGTTAGACTTTTCCGGTGCATTGGAAGTGGGTCTGGTCTCGATTGTGTTCGCATTTTTGTTTGTTGACCTTTTTGATACCGCAGGAACCTTAGTGGGTGTGGCACAGCGCGCGGAACTGCTCGACAAAGATGGTAAACTACCGCGCTTAAATCGTGCTTTACTGGCAGACAGTACCGCGACCTCCGTCGGGGCGCTTTTAGGCACGTCAAACACGACCTCTTATATTGAGAGTGTCTCCGGGGTCGCCACGGGCGGGCGCACAGGCCTAACGGCGGTCGTTGTCGGTATCTTGTTTTTGCTCGCGCTCTTTTTTGCGCCGCTTGCTGGTATGGTGCCGGCTTATGCGACCGCCGGCGCATTGTTTTATGTGGCGATTTTGATGATGTCGGGCTTGGTTGGCATCAACTGGCGAGATCTCACTGAAGCGGCACCCGTGGTGGTTGTTTGTTTGCTGATGCCGCTCACTTACTCGATTGCAAGCGGTATCGGGCTTGGCTTTATTGCATTTTGTGCCGTAAAAACCTTTGCGGGCAAAGGGCGAGAAGTCCCTGTCAGTATTTGGATTTTGGCGGGGTTGTTCTTACTCAAGTTCGTTTTCTTGGTGTAA
- the gpt gene encoding xanthine phosphoribosyltransferase: MSNKFIITWDNMQMYTRQLAEKLLPAEQWKGIIAVSRGGLVPAAILARELGIRHVDTVCISSYDHDHQRDMRVVKQAPGDGEGFIVVDDLVDTGGTAEMVRQLYPKARFVTVSAKPAGKPLVDDYVVDIAQDTWIEQPWDMAVSYIDPIAK, translated from the coding sequence ATGAGCAATAAGTTTATTATCACTTGGGACAATATGCAGATGTACACCCGTCAATTGGCGGAGAAGTTGCTGCCCGCAGAGCAATGGAAGGGAATTATTGCCGTCAGCCGCGGGGGCCTCGTGCCTGCTGCCATACTGGCGCGTGAGCTGGGTATTCGTCATGTCGATACTGTGTGTATCTCAAGTTATGACCATGATCATCAACGTGATATGCGTGTGGTGAAGCAAGCGCCCGGTGATGGTGAAGGCTTTATCGTGGTCGATGATCTGGTGGATACCGGTGGGACCGCAGAAATGGTCCGCCAGTTATATCCGAAAGCCCGTTTTGTCACCGTCAGTGCCAAGCCGGCTGGGAAGCCTTTGGTTGATGACTATGTGGTCGACATTGCCCAAGACACTTGGATTGAACAGCCTTGGGATATGGCGGTCAGTTATATTGATCCCATCGCCAAGTAA
- the frsA gene encoding esterase FrsA, which yields MSDNESQNLSVKLFAKHKHATETSTLFGAVQQIQQSDYSAFDGDSESSWYRMRRRGQWTWQGVDPLEMEAIFARIAHSDNSRSVDSLLDTVEGYRSGNWNYEWTAVGMQHQKAAQALMDEGKAKQAGEQWLQACTYFGIAAYPHLKGDSLALQSETLAFKAFESAIAQLPFTVKTVETRLDGKSLKGYLYLPRTDATLPVVILSGSLDSLQTDLWRLFVDYFAPADIAVLTLDMPSVGHSCHWHLNEDTSRLHTAMLDKLVDVPWVDHHRVGTMGIRFGANPAVRMAFLEPHRVKASASLGGIVHALLTDASLMKKMPPMYLDTLGSRLGRRIPIDTLKTRLQAWSLKNQGLLTGRCTEVPILALSLKDDPVCPESDNQMIARYSRGGKAMTLPNTPLHDGYHRALTETVKWFEDVL from the coding sequence GTGTCGGACAACGAATCACAAAACCTATCGGTCAAGCTGTTTGCTAAACACAAGCATGCCACCGAGACATCGACCCTGTTCGGGGCCGTCCAGCAAATCCAACAGTCAGATTACTCGGCATTTGATGGTGACAGTGAGTCGAGTTGGTATCGAATGCGCCGCCGTGGTCAATGGACATGGCAAGGGGTCGACCCATTGGAAATGGAAGCGATTTTTGCCCGCATCGCACACTCGGATAATTCACGTTCGGTCGATTCACTGCTTGATACGGTAGAAGGCTATCGCTCGGGAAACTGGAACTATGAATGGACCGCGGTTGGCATGCAGCATCAAAAAGCCGCCCAAGCCTTGATGGATGAGGGAAAAGCCAAACAAGCGGGGGAGCAATGGTTACAAGCTTGCACGTATTTTGGTATTGCCGCATACCCTCACTTGAAAGGGGACAGCTTGGCGCTGCAGTCGGAAACCTTGGCATTTAAGGCATTTGAAAGTGCGATTGCGCAATTGCCGTTCACAGTAAAAACGGTGGAGACGCGACTCGATGGAAAGTCACTGAAAGGGTACCTCTATTTACCCCGCACCGACGCCACTTTGCCGGTGGTTATCTTAAGCGGCAGCTTAGATAGCTTACAAACTGACTTGTGGCGCCTGTTCGTTGACTACTTTGCCCCCGCCGACATAGCGGTATTAACCCTGGATATGCCGTCCGTGGGGCATAGCTGTCATTGGCATCTCAATGAAGATACCAGCCGTTTGCACACCGCGATGTTGGATAAATTGGTCGATGTACCCTGGGTGGATCATCACCGTGTGGGCACCATGGGGATTCGCTTTGGTGCTAACCCGGCAGTCAGAATGGCGTTTCTCGAGCCGCATCGTGTGAAAGCCAGTGCGTCACTGGGTGGCATTGTTCATGCGTTGCTGACAGACGCTTCCCTAATGAAAAAAATGCCACCTATGTACCTCGATACCCTGGGGTCACGCTTAGGGCGTCGCATTCCTATCGACACATTGAAAACCCGTTTACAGGCGTGGTCATTAAAAAATCAAGGGCTACTCACCGGGCGGTGCACAGAGGTGCCTATCCTTGCACTTAGCCTTAAAGATGATCCTGTTTGTCCGGAGTCAGACAATCAAATGATCGCCAGATATAGTCGCGGTGGCAAAGCCATGACCTTACCGAATACCCCGCTACATGATGGCTATCACCGCGCCTTGACTGAAACCGTTAAGTGGTTTGAGGATGTGCTTTAA
- the crl gene encoding sigma factor-binding protein Crl: MSEQLPLSYGRLKTRFTALGPYFREGKSDTERYFFDSLSVCVDAKKDPDAREFWGWWLELTPHFEGFEYRYGFGLYDKKGDWVAKSIPREAQAAVDKTLTHFYDKLCALLEDELNLALSPSQALTEPELACSE, translated from the coding sequence ATGAGCGAGCAATTACCGCTTTCATATGGACGATTAAAAACACGTTTTACTGCATTGGGCCCTTACTTTCGCGAAGGAAAGTCAGACACTGAGCGCTACTTTTTCGATAGCCTATCTGTCTGTGTAGATGCTAAAAAAGATCCCGATGCACGCGAATTCTGGGGCTGGTGGTTAGAACTCACTCCGCACTTTGAAGGCTTTGAATATCGCTATGGCTTTGGTTTGTATGATAAAAAAGGGGATTGGGTCGCCAAGTCGATTCCGCGTGAAGCGCAAGCAGCAGTGGATAAAACCCTGACTCACTTTTATGACAAGTTGTGCGCCTTGCTAGAAGATGAATTAAACCTTGCCCTTTCACCAAGCCAAGCTCTGACTGAACCCGAACTGGCTTGCTCAGAGTAA
- the proB gene encoding glutamate 5-kinase translates to MTIQDVFQDGDLAASVSPQTLVVKLGTSVLTGGSARLDQAHMVELVRQCARLRQQGHQVIIVSSAAIAAGREHLGYPVLADTVANKQMLAAVGQCRLIQTWEHLFALYGFQVGQMLLTRADLEHRERFLNARDMLQALLDNGIIPIVNENDAVATSEIKVGDNDNLSALVAILADADKLLLLTDQPGLFTADPRSNPDAELIREVHTIDETLRKLAGGSVGGLGTGGMATKLQAADIGRRAGVEVTIAAGSKPEVIQKVIVGDNAGTRFLPLESPLESRKRWILAGPPPAGDIVVDAGAITAVTQKGSSLLSKGIVAVKGAFSRGEVVRILSVEGKCVARGICRYTASDLRRIAGAHSQQITDILGYEYGPVAMHRDDLVVVDN, encoded by the coding sequence ATGACAATTCAAGATGTATTCCAAGACGGTGACCTTGCGGCCAGCGTCTCTCCCCAAACGTTGGTGGTAAAACTCGGCACCAGTGTGTTAACGGGCGGCTCTGCGCGTTTAGACCAAGCACATATGGTCGAGCTGGTACGCCAATGCGCGCGTTTACGCCAGCAAGGTCACCAGGTGATCATTGTGTCATCCGCGGCGATTGCCGCAGGCAGAGAGCACCTCGGCTATCCGGTACTCGCTGACACCGTGGCTAACAAGCAAATGCTGGCCGCGGTGGGGCAATGCCGTTTAATACAAACCTGGGAGCACCTGTTTGCTTTGTACGGCTTTCAAGTCGGTCAAATGTTGCTTACCCGGGCCGATCTAGAGCACCGAGAACGTTTTCTCAACGCCCGTGATATGCTTCAGGCCTTGCTGGATAATGGCATCATTCCGATTGTGAATGAGAACGATGCGGTCGCCACTTCTGAAATCAAAGTCGGTGATAACGACAACTTATCCGCATTGGTCGCGATTCTCGCGGATGCCGACAAACTCCTGCTGTTAACAGACCAACCCGGCTTGTTTACGGCCGATCCGCGTTCCAACCCCGATGCCGAGCTGATTCGTGAAGTCCATACCATTGATGAAACCTTACGCAAATTAGCAGGTGGCAGCGTAGGGGGCCTTGGCACCGGCGGGATGGCGACCAAGCTTCAAGCGGCTGATATTGGCCGTCGAGCGGGTGTTGAAGTGACCATTGCCGCGGGGAGTAAGCCTGAAGTGATTCAAAAAGTCATCGTTGGGGATAACGCTGGCACACGCTTTTTGCCTCTAGAAAGCCCGCTAGAGAGTCGTAAACGCTGGATCCTTGCCGGGCCCCCACCAGCGGGTGATATCGTCGTCGATGCAGGTGCGATTACCGCGGTGACGCAAAAAGGTAGCAGCTTGTTGAGCAAAGGCATCGTTGCGGTGAAAGGGGCGTTCTCACGCGGCGAGGTAGTGCGTATTCTCTCAGTGGAGGGAAAATGCGTTGCGCGTGGTATTTGCCGCTATACCGCCAGTGATTTGCGCCGTATTGCTGGCGCGCATAGCCAGCAAATCACGGATATTCTTGGTTATGAATACGGGCCTGTCGCGATGCACCGTGATGACCTTGTGGTAGTAGACAATTAA
- a CDS encoding glutamate-5-semialdehyde dehydrogenase, which yields MSLQNMGKAAKEAAHQLAVTSTAIKNQALAIIADELDAQQTAILAANQSDLAAAREADMDPAMLDRLTLTSERLTNMASDVRQVIALADPVGQMLDHKLLENGMSLSKRREPLGVIGVIYEARPNVTIDIAALCLKTGNAAILRGGKETFATNQVLVKVIQAGLEKAGLPHASVQYIEKPDRALVSELLTLDEYVDMIIPRGGAGLHKMCKQNSTIPVIIGGFGISHLYVDHCADLDRAPEVILNAKTDRPSACNALDTLLVHKDVAAQLFARLTPLFNQHGLHIVAGSSALPYLDGVEQLREAQTGDFDSEWLGPTLGVVVVDSVDEALAHMRAHNASHSDAILTNDLQAAETFINGAGSAAVYVNASTRFTDGAQFGLGAEVAVSTQKLHARGPMGLEELTTYKWVGRADYLSRH from the coding sequence ATGAGCTTACAAAACATGGGTAAAGCGGCCAAAGAGGCTGCACACCAACTGGCTGTGACATCCACGGCCATCAAAAACCAAGCACTCGCCATTATTGCCGATGAGCTTGATGCGCAGCAAACGGCGATCTTAGCCGCCAACCAAAGCGATCTCGCCGCCGCCCGTGAGGCAGACATGGATCCTGCGATGTTGGACCGCCTAACCCTGACCTCAGAACGTTTAACCAATATGGCCAGCGATGTGAGGCAAGTGATTGCGCTGGCTGATCCCGTCGGACAGATGCTTGATCATAAGCTGCTGGAAAACGGTATGTCCTTGTCAAAGCGCCGTGAACCGCTAGGGGTGATTGGAGTGATTTACGAAGCGCGCCCCAATGTCACGATTGATATCGCGGCGTTGTGCTTAAAAACGGGCAATGCCGCCATTTTACGAGGCGGGAAAGAAACCTTTGCGACTAACCAGGTATTGGTAAAGGTTATTCAAGCAGGGTTAGAGAAAGCCGGTCTGCCACATGCCTCGGTGCAATATATTGAAAAACCGGATCGTGCGCTGGTCTCTGAGTTACTGACCCTTGATGAATATGTCGACATGATCATTCCACGTGGTGGGGCTGGACTACATAAAATGTGTAAACAAAACAGCACCATCCCTGTGATTATCGGGGGGTTTGGCATTAGCCACTTGTATGTGGATCACTGTGCCGATCTTGATAGGGCCCCCGAGGTGATCCTCAATGCCAAGACAGATCGCCCCTCAGCCTGTAATGCCTTAGACACCTTACTGGTGCACAAAGACGTCGCAGCACAACTATTTGCTCGTTTGACCCCTCTCTTTAATCAGCACGGTTTGCACATTGTTGCTGGTTCAAGCGCATTGCCTTATCTTGATGGCGTCGAGCAACTGCGTGAGGCGCAGACAGGGGACTTTGATAGCGAGTGGTTGGGGCCAACGCTTGGTGTGGTGGTGGTTGATAGTGTGGATGAAGCGCTCGCGCATATGCGCGCGCACAATGCCAGCCATTCCGATGCCATTTTGACCAACGACTTACAGGCAGCTGAAACCTTTATTAATGGTGCTGGCTCGGCGGCAGTGTATGTCAACGCTTCAACGCGCTTCACCGATGGTGCGCAGTTTGGGCTGGGGGCAGAAGTGGCGGTTTCGACGCAAAAGCTGCACGCACGTGGCCCGATGGGGCTTGAGGAGCTGACTACCTATAAATGGGTGGGGCGTGCGGACTATTTATCACGTCACTGA
- the lipA gene encoding lipoyl synthase, with product MSKPIQMERGVKYRDADKMALIPVKNMPTEQKEVLRKPDWMKIKLPAETARIKEIKDAMRKNNLHSVCEEASCPNLAECFSHGTATFMILGAICTRRCPFCDVAHGRPVAPDSEEPKHLAQTIKDMKLRYVVITSVDRDDLRDGGAQHFVDCTREIRALNPEIQIETLVPDFRGRMDRALDILQNNPPDVFNHNLETAPRLYRKARPGANYQWSLDLLKKFKEMHPEVPTKSGLMMGLGETKEEIIEVLKDLRAHGVTMLTLGQYLAPSRHHLPVERYVPPEEFDELKEIALDLGFTHAACGPFVRSSYHADLQAKGVEIK from the coding sequence ATGAGCAAACCGATTCAGATGGAACGCGGTGTTAAGTACCGCGACGCCGACAAAATGGCGCTTATCCCGGTCAAAAATATGCCGACCGAGCAAAAAGAAGTGCTGCGTAAGCCTGATTGGATGAAGATCAAGCTCCCGGCTGAAACCGCACGCATTAAAGAAATCAAAGACGCGATGCGCAAAAACAACCTTCACTCTGTGTGTGAAGAAGCGTCGTGTCCGAACCTTGCCGAGTGCTTCAGCCACGGCACGGCGACCTTTATGATTCTCGGGGCCATTTGTACCCGTCGCTGTCCTTTTTGTGATGTCGCCCATGGTCGTCCTGTCGCCCCTGATAGCGAAGAACCCAAACACCTAGCGCAAACGATCAAAGACATGAAACTGCGCTATGTGGTGATCACCTCAGTTGACCGTGATGATTTGCGTGACGGTGGTGCCCAGCATTTTGTCGATTGCACCCGTGAAATCCGCGCGCTCAACCCAGAGATCCAAATTGAGACATTGGTGCCTGACTTCCGTGGCCGTATGGATCGCGCACTCGATATCTTGCAAAACAATCCACCCGATGTGTTCAACCACAACCTGGAAACTGCGCCGCGGTTGTACCGCAAAGCCCGCCCTGGTGCCAATTATCAGTGGTCACTGGATCTGCTGAAAAAGTTTAAAGAGATGCACCCTGAGGTACCCACCAAGTCAGGCTTGATGATGGGCTTGGGTGAAACCAAAGAAGAGATCATCGAGGTTCTCAAGGACTTGCGTGCGCACGGCGTGACTATGCTTACGCTTGGCCAGTACTTGGCACCGAGCCGCCACCACTTACCGGTTGAGCGTTATGTGCCACCTGAAGAGTTTGACGAGCTGAAAGAGATTGCCCTCGATTTGGGCTTTACGCATGCCGCATGCGGCCCGTTTGTTCGCTCTTCCTACCATGCCGATCTACAGGCGAAAGGCGTGGAAATTAAATAA